One part of the Streptomyces ferrugineus genome encodes these proteins:
- a CDS encoding CopG family transcriptional regulator: protein MSEPTQKYSITMPRDIAEAARARSGPSGLSAYVAAAVARQIERDNLNELIQVAEAEHGPITEDEVQALRDQLHEARAQQTGDEASAA, encoded by the coding sequence ATGAGTGAGCCTACCCAGAAGTACTCGATCACGATGCCCCGGGACATCGCCGAAGCCGCCCGCGCCCGCAGCGGGCCCTCCGGCCTGTCTGCCTACGTCGCCGCCGCCGTCGCCCGCCAGATCGAGCGCGACAACCTCAACGAACTCATCCAGGTCGCCGAGGCAGAACACGGCCCCATCACCGAGGACGAGGTGCAGGCCCTGCGCGACCAGCTCCACGAAGCACGCGCACAGCAGACCGGCGATGAGGCGAGCGCGGCGTGA
- a CDS encoding type II toxin-antitoxin system VapC family toxin, with protein sequence MTRSPATPGGTLVLDSEGLAKAVLRDRTVTGWLALARADDLRVITSAATLVEVVHPRINRPALEWTLSRLVVEPVTDAVARHAAALLTDAGLHGHKYAIDAMLSATALAVPGPVTVLTSDPEDLTALCGTRATVIKI encoded by the coding sequence GTGACACGCTCGCCGGCCACCCCGGGCGGCACGCTGGTGCTCGACAGCGAAGGGCTGGCCAAGGCCGTGCTGCGCGACCGCACAGTCACCGGCTGGCTCGCCCTTGCACGCGCCGACGACCTGCGTGTGATCACGTCGGCGGCCACTCTGGTGGAAGTCGTCCATCCGCGCATCAACCGCCCGGCCCTGGAGTGGACACTCTCCCGCCTCGTCGTGGAGCCGGTCACCGACGCAGTCGCGCGCCACGCCGCCGCCCTGCTCACCGATGCCGGCCTGCACGGCCACAAGTACGCCATCGACGCCATGCTCAGCGCGACCGCCCTCGCCGTTCCGGGGCCCGTCACCGTGCTCACCTCCGACCCGGAAGACCTCACCGCCCTCTGCGGAACGCGCGCCACTGTCATCAAGATCTAA